Within the Caldisericia bacterium genome, the region ATCTGGTGGAGTTTTGATTAATAAAGAAAAGGTTCTTATTTTAAAAAGAGATAAAACTTGGGTTTTTCCTAAGGGAAAGGTTAAAGATGATGAAAATTTAATAGAAACTGCAAAAAGAGAAATTTTTGAAGAAACAGGCATAAAAGTTGATAAACCCATATCATTTTTAGGAACCACAAAATATAAGTATAGACAGAATAATGAAATTTATAAAAAAGAAGTTAATTATTTTTTATTCATAGTTGATACATTCAAAGTTAATTTAGAAAATAGCTTTATTGGTTATGGTTGGTTTTATTTTGATGAAGGACTAAAAATTTTAACATATAAAAATGATAAAAAAATTTTAAAATTAGCAATAAAAAAATTAAGGGAGGCCTTTTAAAAGGCCTCCCTCTTTTTTGTTAATTATTAACTTTAAATTAGAAAATAAATTTTACATTAACTGTTACCTGCACTGATAAAGAACCTTCAAATATAGGAGTTGTTGCTTCTGGTGTAGGCATTGTTTTTAAGTCATATCTATACACTGGATATGATACATCTGAAATGTTAATTTCTTGAACTCCTTTAATTTTTTCTTCAACAACCTTCAATGCAACTTCTGCTTTTTTCTTTGCATCTTGCATTGCAAGTTCTATTGCTTTAAGTTTAAGTTCGTTTTTATCTAAAATATCAAATGTTATTCCAGAAACTATATTTGCACCATTTGATGTTGATGTATCAAGAACTTGACCAACAAATTTTGTATCAAGTTTACCATCTTGGGTTTTCTTAGTAATTTTTATATTGAACATATTCCTTACTTTGTATCCAGTTACTACTGGTGGTTCTTTTTCTGGATAAAAGTAAACAGGGTATACAGAATATTCTATAGTTTCTAACTCATCTTCTTTAACACCTAATTTTTGTAGTGCTTTAAAAATTTGATCCATAATTTTTGCATTTTCTTCTGCTGCTTCTTTTGCTGTTTTTCTTTCTGTTTCAACTCCTACACTTACATAAGCAACATCTGGTTTCGCATAAATTACTCCTTGTCCTGTAACTGTTACAAAATTTTCTGATGATACATTTGACACATTGCTCACCTCACTTTTTCCAAAACTTACACCTATAAGTGAAAGTCCTAAGATTAAAACTGAAACCAAGAAAAGAGTCATTACTTTCTTCATAGTTTCACCTCCTAATTATTTAAACTAAAATTTTTATAAAAAGTTTCAAAATTTAAAGAAATATTAATATGGGTAAATAAAATACAAAATTTTATTTTGAACAATATCTAAAATTATTATCCAATAACCTCTATTTCCTAAAACTTTTATAAGATATAAATTATCTTTAATATTTATTGTTGATTCAATGTTATTTTCATTTATGAATTCAAATCTTATGTCTTCTTTAAAGATATTCAAAATTTTATTAATTAAAATTTTATCAAAGGTTTTCAAATTCTCTGCTGATTTTAAAACTTTTTCTAAGTCAATATAATTTTCTTTTAAAAAGTTTTCATTAAATAATATTTTTTGAAAATTCCCCTCTTTTTCAGATATAATTACTCCACTTTTATATTTTTTTATCGTAGTTCCATCATTTTTTATTTCAGTTGATTCAATTTCATCATTTAAAATTATTTTATTTATCTCCTCTTCATAAACAACATTCATAGTTCTAAAAAGTTCTGGTTTTTGAATTAGTGCGCTTTTTCTTAAATATATATTTTTATATATAAATATTGATGGAATAATTATAAGTAAAATAATTACAGCAAAAGAGACCGCTTTTCTATAGAAAAAGGCCCTTTCTATCTCTTTTCTTTTATCATAGAGATCTAAGAGTTTTTTCTTAAGGCCTCTCTTAAACTCTTCATCTTCAATTTCTACTTTTTTAACACTTTCTAAAAATTCATCAAATCTTTCCATCATACTTATAAACTAAAATATTTTAAAAAAGTTTCATCTTTTTTTAAAATATTTTTTAACTTTTCAACACCTCTTCTAATAATAGTTTTAACACTATTTTCATTCATATTTAAAATTTCGCTTATTTCTGAAATTTTTTTCTTTTCTAAATATCTTAATGATAAAACTGTTTGATATTTAATTGGTAAATTTAAAATTGCTTTTTGTATAATATAAAACTTTTTTTCATCTGTAATTGAGTTTAAAAAATCAACTTTCTCTTCACTATCAAGATTTTCTTTTAAAAGAAGTTTACCTTTCTTTTTAATAAAATCGTTAACAATATTTGTTGAAATTTTTAATAAAAAGAAAAGATATGGTTTTCCTTGATCTTTATATCTATCCAAAGAGAGAAGTGCTTTTGTAAAAACCTCTTCTGTTAAATCTTCAGCATCTTCTTTTGAACCAACTCTTCTATAAATATAATTTAGAATATCATAAAAATACTCTTCAAATAAAATACCAAAAGCATTTTTATCAATTTTTGCCCTCTCAATTAATTCTTTTTCTCTTTCCCTATCAAGCATTAAAAAAATAAATATAAAATATTAATAATAAATAAAAGAAATGGAATCAAAATAAAATTTTAAAGTAATACTATTTTTTAAATTTTCTTTAACCTTTAAGAAATTTAAGTCTTTCTACCTCTTCCTCGTCAACAATATATTCAGATTCAACCTTCTTCTCTTCAACAACTTTTTTTCTTATTTCTTCTTCAAAAAGCGCTTTAATTGAAAGTCTCATTTTTCTATCTTCTGGTTTTAGTTCGACTACTTTTGCCTGAACTTCTTGGCCTATTTGGAGTGCTTCTTCTGGTTTTTTAATTTTCTTTAAAGAAATTTGAGATACATGTATAAGTCCAGTTATTCCTTCTTCAAGTTCAATTACTGCTCCAAAAGGTAAAAATCTTATAACTTTTCCTTTTACAATTTTTCCAACTGGGTATTTTTCTTCAATGTTATCCCAAGGATGAGGTTTTGTTTGTCTTAAAGATAAAGAAATTTTTTCTTCCTCAGGATCAACTTTTAAAATTTTTACTCTGATTTTCTGTTTTTTTCTTACAACTTCTCTTGCTGGTTTTCTTGGGCCCCATGTTAATTCAGATAGATGAATTAAACCTTCAACTCCTTTTCCAAGATCTACAAAAACTCCAAATTCTACAATTCCTGCTACTGTTCCAACAACTATTTCTCCTTCTTTTTCTTTTAATTGATAGAAATATTCTTTTCTTTCTCTCTCTTTTTCTTCTTCTAAAATTACTCTTCTTGAAACAATAATCTTTCTTATTTCTCTATCAAATTCGATTATTTTGACTTTTAAGGTTTTATTTAAATAATTAGATAAATCTTTCTTTTTAACTATTTCAAGTTCAATTTGAGTTCTTGGTAAAAATGCTGGAAGGCCTAAATCAATTAAAAGGCCACCTTTAACAATTCTTGTTACTGTTCCCTCAATTTCTTTTTTATTTTCATAAGCATCTTTTAATTCTTTCCAAACTTTTTCATAATCTGCTCTTCTTTTTGAAAGAACAAGATCACCAGTTGGTCCTTCACTTCTAACAACATAAACATCAATCTCTTCACCCTCTTTTACAACATCTTTTGCAGAAACTCCTTTTTCTTTTGTTAATTCTTTAAGTGGAATATATGTTTCAAATTTTCTTCCAACACTTACAAGAGCTCCATCATCTTCGACTTTTACAACAATTGATTTAATTATTTCTCCTTTTTTGAATTTTTTTGGAAGATAATCTTCAGTTATTTTTTTAATCTCTTCAAGTTCTTCGTTTATCTCTCCCTCTTCTCCCTCTTCTTCTTTTTCCATCTCAGTAAGAATATTTCTAATTTCTTCCTCTCCTAAACTCTCTTCTCCTTCTTCCACCTCCTCCTCTTCTTTTGTTTCTTCCACATCTTCGCTTAAATTCTCTTCTAATTCATCTTTGTTTAAAAACCTTTCTTCCCTATCCTCCATAAAAACCTCCTTAACCTAAATTCTCTTTTGCCTTGTTTACAAGAAAGGCAAAACTTTCTTTGTCATGAATGGCAAGTTCTGACAACATCTTTCTATTCAAATTAATTGAATTTTTTTTAAGTCCATATATAAATCTTGAATATGAGAGACCAAATTCTTTAAGTGCAGCAGAAATTCTTGTAATCCATAATCTTCTCATATCCCTCTTTTTTAATTTTCTTCCAACATATGAATAGTGAAGAGCATGCTCAACTGCTTCTCTTGCAACTCCATATCTTACTGATGCTGCACCTCTAAAACCTTTTGCAAGTTTCAAAATCTGTTTTCTCCTTCTTCTAGTATAAGGACCACCTTTAACCCTTGCCATTTTAACCTCCTATACCTAAAATCCTTTTAACAAGACCTTTGTCTTCTTTAGAGACCTCTTTGTACCTCAACTGTTTTACTTTTTTTCTCGATTTTTTCTTTTCAAGATGATGAGAATGACCAGTTCTATTTCTTAAAATTTTTCCTGTCGCTGTTATTTTAAACCTCTTCTTTGCTGTCTTCGATGTCTTTAACTTGGGCATCTTTAATACCTCCTTTTTTTATTGGACCTATTAGACACTCAATCTTTTTACCCTGAAAGAATGGTTCTTTTTCAACCATTCCCACAGGAGATAACTCATTTATAACCTCATTAATAATCTCAAAACCTTTATCCTTATAAGAAAGCTCTCTCCCCCTAAAAATTATGCTAACTTTAACCTTATCACCATCTAAGAGCCAATCTTTTGCGTTTTTGATTTTGTACTCAAGATCTCCTTTACCTATAAATGGTCTAATTTCAAGATTCTTTACATCAAAAGTAACCTGTTTCTTTTTTGCCTCTTTTTTCTTTTTAGTCATCTCATACTTGAATTTTCCATAGTCAAGAATTTTACAAACTGGAGGATTTGCATCAGGATTAATTTCAACAAGATCTAACCCTTTATCTTCTGCAATTGATAGAGCATCTTGAAGTGGATAAATACCTAACTGTTTACCATCACTATCAATGAGTCTAACTTCTTTTGCTCTTATAGCCCTGTTAACTCTAAGAGAAAACTCTTTAATGGTAAATCACCCCCCTCTTCTTTTTACTCACTTTTTCTCTAATACCTCCTTTTTAAGTTTTTCTATTATTGTATTAATATCTTGCATACCTAAATTGCCTTCTCCTTTCTTTCTAACTGAAACTGCACCTTTTTCTTTTTCCTTTTTTCCTACTACAAAAATATAAGGAACCTTCTCCAATTCTCCTCTTTTTATCTTTTCTTGAAGGTTTTCATCTGAAAAATCAACATCAACTCTAAAACCACATTCAAGAAGTTTATTATATAATAATTTTCCATAATCTTCAACATCTTGAGTTACAGTTATAAGTTTTATTTGAACAGGAGATAACCAAAGCGGAAAATTTCCTGCGTAATTTTCAATAAGTGCCCCAAAAAATCTTTCGATTGAGCCAAGAACTACTCTATGTATCATAACTGGAGTATATTCTCTTCCATCTTTACCCATATATTTTAAGTTAAATCTTTGGGGAAGATTAAAATCTACTTGTATTGTTGGACCTTGCCATAATCTATCAAGTGAATCCTTTAGTTTTATATCAATTTTTGGGCCATAAAAAACGCCCTCTCCTGGATCAATTTTATAATTTACTCCTTTGTCTTCAAGTGATTTCCTTAATGCCT harbors:
- the rplT gene encoding 50S ribosomal protein L20 → MARVKGGPYTRRRRKQILKLAKGFRGAASVRYGVAREAVEHALHYSYVGRKLKKRDMRRLWITRISAALKEFGLSYSRFIYGLKKNSINLNRKMLSELAIHDKESFAFLVNKAKENLG
- a CDS encoding RNA polymerase sigma factor yields the protein MLDREREKELIERAKIDKNAFGILFEEYFYDILNYIYRRVGSKEDAEDLTEEVFTKALLSLDRYKDQGKPYLFFLLKISTNIVNDFIKKKGKLLLKENLDSEEKVDFLNSITDEKKFYIIQKAILNLPIKYQTVLSLRYLEKKKISEISEILNMNENSVKTIIRRGVEKLKNILKKDETFLKYFSL
- a CDS encoding NUDIX domain-containing protein translates to MKSLVSSGGVLINKEKVLILKRDKTWVFPKGKVKDDENLIETAKREIFEETGIKVDKPISFLGTTKYKYRQNNEIYKKEVNYFLFIVDTFKVNLENSFIGYGWFYFDEGLKILTYKNDKKILKLAIKKLREAF
- the infC gene encoding translation initiation factor IF-3 is translated as MKEFSLRVNRAIRAKEVRLIDSDGKQLGIYPLQDALSIAEDKGLDLVEINPDANPPVCKILDYGKFKYEMTKKKKEAKKKQVTFDVKNLEIRPFIGKGDLEYKIKNAKDWLLDGDKVKVSIIFRGRELSYKDKGFEIINEVINELSPVGMVEKEPFFQGKKIECLIGPIKKGGIKDAQVKDIEDSKEEV
- a CDS encoding SIMPL domain-containing protein (The SIMPL domain is named for its presence in mouse protein SIMPL (signalling molecule that associates with mouse pelle-like kinase). Bacterial member BP26, from Brucella, was shown to assemble into a channel-like structure, while YggE from E. coli has been associated with resistance to oxidative stress.) encodes the protein MKKVMTLFLVSVLILGLSLIGVSFGKSEVSNVSNVSSENFVTVTGQGVIYAKPDVAYVSVGVETERKTAKEAAEENAKIMDQIFKALQKLGVKEDELETIEYSVYPVYFYPEKEPPVVTGYKVRNMFNIKITKKTQDGKLDTKFVGQVLDTSTSNGANIVSGITFDILDKNELKLKAIELAMQDAKKKAEVALKVVEEKIKGVQEINISDVSYPVYRYDLKTMPTPEATTPIFEGSLSVQVTVNVKFIF
- the rpmI gene encoding 50S ribosomal protein L35, with the translated sequence MPKLKTSKTAKKRFKITATGKILRNRTGHSHHLEKKKSRKKVKQLRYKEVSKEDKGLVKRILGIGG
- a CDS encoding S1 RNA-binding domain-containing protein, with amino-acid sequence MEDREERFLNKDELEENLSEDVEETKEEEEVEEGEESLGEEEIRNILTEMEKEEEGEEGEINEELEEIKKITEDYLPKKFKKGEIIKSIVVKVEDDGALVSVGRKFETYIPLKELTKEKGVSAKDVVKEGEEIDVYVVRSEGPTGDLVLSKRRADYEKVWKELKDAYENKKEIEGTVTRIVKGGLLIDLGLPAFLPRTQIELEIVKKKDLSNYLNKTLKVKIIEFDREIRKIIVSRRVILEEEKERERKEYFYQLKEKEGEIVVGTVAGIVEFGVFVDLGKGVEGLIHLSELTWGPRKPAREVVRKKQKIRVKILKVDPEEEKISLSLRQTKPHPWDNIEEKYPVGKIVKGKVIRFLPFGAVIELEEGITGLIHVSQISLKKIKKPEEALQIGQEVQAKVVELKPEDRKMRLSIKALFEEEIRKKVVEEKKVESEYIVDEEEVERLKFLKG